A region from the Acyrthosiphon pisum isolate AL4f chromosome A1, pea_aphid_22Mar2018_4r6ur, whole genome shotgun sequence genome encodes:
- the LOC100160579 gene encoding histone-binding protein RBBP4 gives MGDKEGDTFDEAVEERVINEEYKIWKKNTPFLYDLVMTHALEWPSLTAQWLPDVTRPEGKEYSIHRLILGTHTSDEQNHLLIASVQLPNEDAQFDSSHYDGEKQEYGGFGSVSGKIEIEIKINHEGEVNRARYMPQNPCVIATKTPSSDVLVFDYTKHPSKPDPNGECQPDLRLRGHQKEGYGLSWNPNLNGYLLSASDDHTICLWDINATPKEHRVVEAKTIFTGHTAVVEDVAWHLLHESLFGSVADDQKLMIWDTRANNTSKPSHTVDAHTAEVNCLSFNPYSEFILATGSADKTVALWDLRNLKLKLHSFESHKDEIFQVQWSPHNETILASSGTDRRLHVWDLSKIGEEQSPEDADDGPPELLFIHGGHTAKISDFSWNPNEPWVICSVSEDNIMQVWQMAENIYNDEEPDASSPEVDAPVP, from the exons ATGGGAGACAAGGAAGGTG ATACGTTTGACGAGGCGGTCGAGGAGCGTGTCATCAACGAAGAATACAAGATATGGAAGAAGAACACGCCGTTCTTGTACGACTTGGTCATGACTCACGCACTAGAGTGGCCGTCGCTCACCGCTCAATGGCTCCCAGACGTTACTCG tCCGGAAGGTAAAGAGTATTCTATACACCGTTTAATACTTGGTACTCATACTTCAGATGAgcaaaatcatttattaattgCTAGCGTTCAGTTACCTAATGAAGATGCTCAATTTGATTCTTCTCATTATGATGGAGAAAAACAAG aatATGGTGGATTTGGTTCTGTAAGCGGTAAAAtcgaaattgaaattaaaatcaaccaCGAAGGTGAGGTAAATCGAGCTCGTTACATGCCTCAAAATCCATGTGTGATTGCTACCAAAACACCATCAAGTGATGTATTAGTATTTGATTATACCAAACATCCATCAAAGCCTGATCCAAATGGAGAATGTCAACCAGATTTAAG attaagaGGTCATCAAAAAGAAGGATATGGTTTATCATGGAATCCCAATTTAAATGGATATTTGTTAAGTGCATCTGATGATCATACCATATGTCTATGGGATATTAATGCCACTCCCAAAGAACATAGAGTTGTTGAAgctaaaactatttttactggACATACTGCTGTTGTTGAA GATGTCGCTTGGCATTTATTGCATGAATCATTGTTTGGTTCTGTTGCTGATGATCAAAAACTTATGATTTGGGATACGCGTGCAAACAATACAAGTAAACCATCACATACTGTTGATGCTCACACTGCTGAAGTTAATTGTTTATCGTTTAATCCGTATTCAGAATTCATTTTAGCTACAGGAAGTGCTGATAAA ACTGTAGCCTTATGGGATTTAAGAAATCTCAAATTGAAGCTGCATTCCTTTGAATCACATAAAGATGAAATATTCCAAGTACAATGGTCACCACATAATGAGACTATATTAGCATCTAGTGGTACAGATAGACGTTTACATGTTTGGGATTTGAGTAAAATAGGTGAAGAACAGTCTCCAGAAGATGCTGATGATGGCCCGCCAGAACTTTTG tTCATCCATGGTGGCCATACAGCTAAAATATCAGACTTCTCCTGGAATCCCAATGAACCATGGGTTATATGTTCAGTTTCAGAAGACAATATTATGCAG GTGTGGCAAATggctgaaaatatttataacgatGAAGAACCAGACGCTAGCAGTCCTGAAGTAGATGCACCTGTTCCTTAA
- the LOC100159141 gene encoding macoilin-1: MKRRNGDCGKSRKALKRNKSATEGIYWSSVHYLKLFGIWLVLILLDYLLHFRFEYVWPFWLLFHKIVEGIKHQGFVYTVFFVCIALTSDMVCFFFIPVHWLLFVASTYFWVQYIYQAEKCVSWPVVTLLVLYIYVEAYIRLNNPDHIPYKLVLCKPLAANCIGYPVVTLCFGFKSYLSHKLRQKQQHRVSKENEFYQNLLLDALPFDRITGSIIPSQENDDGEIWLESICEVPAEDNDIHINKVISNGSVPHKKPEKQDTICTEISNKKLVTNDKLICNSNQENHVNKETEKNKRVTPRTSSTKNNNHLRCSNQNSSTKESTKAKGTSPLRIEKPLIVDPKDIYCETLENELKRLKCELHSCNQAEKELRNQLNSALVENSNTSHDLTRLKQEHEDTKSKVINLVVTHQNDRQMVSQLEKRLSDEKRLRISCESQLVTERRQLKKVEELAASRLSALSTKPECTESCKVRRRELESEAKALRKELRIKEEQYVAAQKEVNDLQPYKQSQDKIDFVMSALSTLKDKNAHLEHSLSAETRIKLDLFSALGEAKRQLEIKINKISSLEKEIEELKSKMAQTMIMTSPNNSYHMVNSVGGSPTMRFGGSNSPQSSLDPNATIYTPKKSSHLVTEA, translated from the exons ATGAAGAGAAGGAATGGCGATTGTGGAAAATCTCGAAAGGCCTTGAAAAGAAACAAATCCGCCACCGAAGGAATCTACTGGAG TTCTGTTCATTACCTGAAGCTGTTTGGAATTTGGCTCGTTCTAATACTACTTGATTATTTACTACACTTTCGGTTTGAGTACGTCTGGCCATTTTGGCTTCTGTTTCACAAAATTGTTGAAGGAATTAAACATCAAGGATTT gtTTATACAGTGTTTTTTGTTTGCATTGCATTGACATCAGACATGGTGTGCTTTTTCTTCATACCCGTACATTGGTTGCTGTTTGTTGCTAGTACTTATTTTTGGgtacaatatatttaccaaGCAG AAAAATGTGTTTCTTGGCCAGTGGTAACTTTATTAGTCTTGTACATTTATGTGGAGGCTTATATCCGACTGAATAACCCTGACCATATTCCCTATAAATTGGTTTTGTGTAAGCCTTTAGCTGCTAACTG TATTGGATATCCTGTGGTTACACTATGTTTTGgtttcaaaagttatttaagtCATAAATTGAGACAG aaacaacaACATAGGGTTTCTAAAGAAAATGAGTTTTACCAGAACTTATTATTAGATGCTTTGCCTTTTGATAGAATAACCGGCTCCATTATACCTAGTCAAGAAAATGATGATGGAG aaatatgGTTGGAATCAATTTGTGAGGTACCTGCAGAAGACaatgatatacatattaataaagtgATATCTAATGGTAGTGTTCCACATAAAAAACCTGAAAAGCAAGATACTATATGTActgaaatatctaataaaaaattagtaactaatgataaattaat ATGTAATAGTAATCAAGAAAATCATGTAAATaaagaaacagaaaaaaataaaagggtGACTCCTAGAACGTcatcaactaaaaataataatcatctaaGGTGTAGTAATCAAAACTCGAGCACAAAAGAATCTACAAAAGCTAAAGGCACTTCACCACTAAGAATAGAAAAGCCTTTAATTGTTGATCCTAAAGACATATATTGTGAAAC atTGGAAAATGAGTTAAAAAGGCTTAAATGTGAACTTCACTCGTGTAATCAAGCAGAAAAAGAACTGAGAAATCAGTTAAATTCTGCTTTGgttgaaaattcaaatacatCTCATGATTTGACAAGGCTAAAACAAGAACACGAAGATACCAAatctaa GGTTATCAATTTGGTAGTCACCCATCAAAATGATAGGCAGATGGTGTCTCAACTTGAAAAACGTTTGTCAGATGAAAAACGACTAAGGATTTCATGTGAGTCTCAATTAGTCACAGAAAGACGacagttaaaaaaagttgaagaACTTGCTGCTTCTAGATTATCAGCTTTATCTAccaa acCAGAATGTACAGAAAGCTGTAAGGTTAGGCGCAGAGAGCTTGAAAGTGAAGCCAAAGCATTACGCAAAGAACTTAGGATAAAAGAAGAGCAGTATGTGGCGGCCCAAAAAGAAgtcaat gATCTTCAACCATACAAACAAAGTCaagataaaattgattttgttatgTCTGCATTGTCAACATTGAAAGACAAAAACGCTCACTTAGAACACAGTCTGAGCGCGGAAACGCGCATTAAACTCGATCTGTTTTCAGCATTAGGGGAAGCAAAGAGACagctagaaattaaaatta ATAAAATTTCATCTCTAGAAAAAGAGATAGAAGAACTCAAGTCTAAAATGGCTCAGACAATGATTATGACATCACCAAATAACTCTTACCATATGGTAAACTCTGTTGGCGGATCGCCAACAATGAGGTTTGGTGGTAGTAATTCACCTCAGTCTAGCCTTGATCCAAATGCCACTATATATACACCCAAGAAAAGTTCACATTTAGTCACTGAagcttaa
- the LOC100572479 gene encoding uncharacterized protein LOC100572479: MKVIMVTLLLAAVALSTAEAGAINYYSAPALVPAPAYYAAPAPALVRTPSLDTAVVHSERVGGNFAYSSVEGHAYTGLTPVVHPAPVAIAYKAQPLVAPYPVVHAAPLPAVYAPAKSFYYAH; this comes from the exons ATGAAG GTTATTATGGTAACGCTGTTGTTGGCCGCAGTCGCCCTGTCCACCGCCGAAGCCGGAGCAATCAACTACTACTCTGCCCCAGCATTAGTACCTGCACCAGCATACTACGCCGCCCCAGCACCAGCTTTGGTCAGGACCCCAAGCCTGGACACCGCCGTGGTACACTCTGAACGCGTCGGAGGCAACTTCGCGTACAGCTCCGTCGAGGGACACGCATACACCGGCCTCACTCCGGTCGTACACCCTGCCCCAGTGGCCATCGCCTACAAGGCCCAGCCGCTCGTCGCCCCGTACCCCGTCGTCCACGCCGCCCCGTTACCAGCCGTCTACGCTCCGGCCAAGTCCTTCTACTACGCTCACTAA